Within Paenibacillus albicereus, the genomic segment ACATTCAAGCTGGGCGCGAGCGCCCTGGAGGTGCCGGCGGTCGCCGTCGGCTGCATGCGCATCAACTCGCTGGACAAGCCGGAGGCGGAGCGCTTCGTCCGCAGCGCGCTGGAGCTCGGCGCGAACTTCTTCGACCATGCCGACATCTACGGCGGCGGCGAGTGCGAGGAGATTTTCGCGGAAGCGGCCGGCATGAGCCCGAGCGTGCGCGAGGGCTTGATCCTCCAGTCCAAGTGCGGCATCCGGCCGGGACAGTTCGACTTTTCCAAGGAGCATATCCTCGGGTCGGTCGACCAGATCCTGCAGCGGCTGCGCACCGACTACCTGGACGTGCTGCTGCTGCACCGTCCGGACACGCTCGTCGAGCCGGAGGAGGTCGCCGAGGCGTTCGACCAGCTGGAGCGCTCCGGCAAGGTGCGGCACTTCGGCGTCTCCAACCAGAACCCGATGCAGATCCAGCTGCTGCAGAAATCGGTCAAGCAGCCGCTCGTCGCGAACCAGCTGCAGCTGAGCATCACGAACAGCACGATGATCTCGCAGGGCTTCAACGTCAACATGCAGAACGAGGCCGCCGTGAACCGCGACGGCAGCGTGCTCGACTTCTGCCGGCTGCACGACATCACGATCCAGCCTTGGTCTCCTTTCCAGTATGGCTTCTTCGAGGGCGTATTCCTCGGCAGCGAGAAGTTCCCGGAGCTGAACGCCAAGATCGACGAGATCGCCGGGCGCTACAGCGTCAGCGCGACGACGATCGCGATGGCCTGGCTGCTGCGCCATCCGGCGAACATGCAGCCGGTGACCGGCACGACGAGCGTCGAACGGCTCGCCGACTGCGTGCGCGCGGCGGACATCCGCCTGACGCGCGAGGAATGGTACGACATCTTCCGGGCGGCGGGCAACGTGCTGCCTTGATGCGTGCGGCTGCGGTAGCAGCCGGCGGACTTGCTGCGCAGCAACAAGAGGGCTGTCCCATGGGTCGGTTGAACGACCTTCGGGACAGCCCTCTTTGCTGCGCGGTTTTTGCGTGGGCAGAGGTTTGCCTTTGGCGCTTGGAGCGCTCGCTACGCGCGAATTTCCCGTGCGT encodes:
- a CDS encoding aldo/keto reductase — its product is MRTFKLGASALEVPAVAVGCMRINSLDKPEAERFVRSALELGANFFDHADIYGGGECEEIFAEAAGMSPSVREGLILQSKCGIRPGQFDFSKEHILGSVDQILQRLRTDYLDVLLLHRPDTLVEPEEVAEAFDQLERSGKVRHFGVSNQNPMQIQLLQKSVKQPLVANQLQLSITNSTMISQGFNVNMQNEAAVNRDGSVLDFCRLHDITIQPWSPFQYGFFEGVFLGSEKFPELNAKIDEIAGRYSVSATTIAMAWLLRHPANMQPVTGTTSVERLADCVRAADIRLTREEWYDIFRAAGNVLP